In a single window of the Sylvia atricapilla isolate bSylAtr1 chromosome 20, bSylAtr1.pri, whole genome shotgun sequence genome:
- the SUPT4H1 gene encoding transcription elongation factor SPT4, producing the protein MAAISLETVPKDLRHLRACLLCSLVKTIDQFEYDGCDNCETYLQMKGNREMVYDCTSSSFDGIIAMMSPEDSWVSKWQRISTFKPGVYAVSVTGRLPQGIVRELKSRGVAYKSRDTAIKT; encoded by the exons ATGGCTGCCATCTCGCTGGAGACTGTCCCCAAGGACTTGCGGCACCTGCGcgcctgcctgctctgctccctcgTCAAG ACCATTGACCAGTTCGAGTATGATGGCTGTGACAACTGCGAGACGTATCTGCAGATGAAGGGCAACCGCGAGATGGTCTATGACTGCACCAGCTCCTCCTTCGATGG GATCATCGCCATGATGAGCCCTGAGGACAGCTGGGTCTCCAAGTGGCAGCGGATCA GTACCTTTAAGCCAGGTGTCTATGCAGTGTCTGTGACTGGCCGCCTGCCCCAAG GAATCGTCCGAGAGCTGAAGAGCCGTGGCGTGGCCTACAAGTCTCGGGACACAGCCATAAAAACCTGA